In Candidatus Sodalis pierantonius str. SOPE, one DNA window encodes the following:
- the glgX gene encoding glycogen debranching protein GlgX, whose product MYRVWPGVNFAIFSAHATRVELCLFNEDGEEYDRIELPEYTDEVWHGYLPDARPGLLYGYRVHGPFEPEQGHRFNPAKLLLDPYAKQIWGELKWDDALFAYDIASEDKDLTLDERDSAPFMPKCRVIDPVFSWPINGKNFIPWEKTLVYETHVRGYTMRHPAVPEHLRGTFSALSVPQIVDYIKTLGVSAIELMSVHAFVDDRHLQEKGLHNFWGYNTLGFFAPHPKYMATSTVNEFKKMIATLHAAGIEVILDVVYNHTAEGNELGPTLSLKGIDNASYYRLFPEEKRYYINDTGTGNTLNLSHPRVLQMVTDSLRYWATEMQIDGFRFYLATILGRESYGFDESCGFLDTCRQDPILSQCKLIAEPWDCGPGGYQVGDFPPGWAEWNDRYRDSVRKFWRGDEGQLAEFTTRLAGSADIFNHRGRKPHASVNFITAHDGFTLNDIVSYEHKHNEANGEDNRDGHSENISANYGAEGLTDDPAINALRLRQMRNMLATLMFSQGTPMLLAGDEFARTQQGNNNGYCQDSEISWVDWNINDKGQSLILFTYRLIALRKRFPILHRGRFFTGKLNIKDVTWFQPGGEEMNEATWGDAHLKSIGMLLDGRSQTTGLLRVGSQSTVLQLFSASHEDVVFTLPEVAHGRGWRHIFDTFQSDDISEHTFDFGHHYTCPSRTVVLFELVNSKSSMVVA is encoded by the coding sequence GTGTACAGGGTCTGGCCTGGGGTCAATTTCGCTATTTTTTCCGCTCATGCGACGCGCGTGGAACTGTGCTTGTTCAATGAGGACGGCGAAGAGTATGACCGAATTGAACTACCGGAATATACCGATGAGGTATGGCACGGTTATTTGCCTGACGCGCGTCCGGGGCTGCTGTACGGTTACCGGGTACATGGCCCGTTTGAGCCGGAGCAGGGGCATCGCTTTAATCCGGCCAAGTTGCTGCTCGACCCCTACGCGAAACAAATCTGGGGCGAATTGAAATGGGATGATGCCCTGTTTGCCTATGACATAGCCAGCGAAGACAAAGATTTGACCCTGGACGAGCGCGACAGCGCGCCGTTTATGCCGAAATGCCGGGTGATTGATCCGGTGTTCTCTTGGCCCATCAACGGTAAAAACTTTATTCCGTGGGAAAAAACCCTCGTGTATGAAACGCACGTGCGCGGTTATACCATGCGTCATCCGGCGGTGCCTGAGCATTTACGCGGCACCTTTTCCGCGCTGAGCGTGCCGCAAATTGTCGACTATATAAAGACGCTTGGCGTCTCCGCCATTGAACTGATGTCGGTCCACGCCTTCGTCGATGACCGCCATCTACAGGAGAAAGGGCTACACAATTTTTGGGGGTACAACACCCTCGGCTTTTTCGCGCCGCACCCCAAATATATGGCCACCTCGACCGTTAACGAATTCAAGAAGATGATTGCCACCCTGCACGCCGCCGGCATCGAAGTCATTCTGGATGTAGTGTATAACCACACCGCCGAAGGGAATGAGCTGGGGCCGACATTGTCGCTAAAGGGGATCGACAACGCCAGCTATTACCGCCTGTTTCCCGAAGAAAAGCGCTATTACATTAACGATACGGGTACCGGCAATACGCTGAATTTGAGTCATCCGCGCGTGCTGCAAATGGTGACCGACTCTCTACGCTATTGGGCGACGGAGATGCAAATTGACGGTTTCCGTTTCTATTTGGCGACAATTCTCGGCCGCGAAAGCTACGGTTTTGACGAAAGCTGCGGCTTTCTGGATACCTGTCGCCAGGATCCTATCCTCAGCCAATGCAAGCTGATAGCGGAACCCTGGGACTGCGGCCCGGGCGGATATCAGGTAGGCGATTTTCCGCCGGGCTGGGCCGAATGGAACGATCGTTATCGTGATTCGGTGCGGAAATTCTGGCGCGGCGATGAGGGGCAACTGGCGGAATTCACCACCCGTCTGGCGGGCTCGGCCGATATTTTTAATCATCGTGGCCGCAAGCCGCACGCCTCGGTCAATTTCATTACCGCGCATGATGGCTTCACCCTGAACGATATCGTCTCCTATGAACACAAGCATAATGAGGCCAACGGCGAGGATAACCGCGACGGACACAGCGAAAATATTTCCGCCAATTATGGCGCGGAAGGTTTGACCGACGACCCGGCGATAAATGCGCTGCGATTGCGGCAAATGCGCAATATGCTAGCGACCCTGATGTTTTCCCAGGGCACGCCGATGCTGCTGGCGGGCGATGAGTTTGCCCGTACCCAGCAGGGCAACAATAACGGCTATTGCCAGGACAGCGAAATCAGCTGGGTCGATTGGAATATCAACGACAAAGGCCAATCGCTTATCCTGTTTACCTACCGGCTTATCGCGCTGCGTAAGCGTTTCCCCATCCTGCACCGCGGCCGCTTCTTCACCGGTAAGCTGAACATCAAAGATGTCACCTGGTTTCAGCCCGGCGGCGAGGAGATGAATGAAGCGACGTGGGGCGATGCTCACTTAAAAAGTATCGGTATGTTGCTGGACGGGCGTTCACAGACGACGGGGTTGCTGCGGGTGGGGTCACAAAGTACCGTGCTGCAGCTGTTCAGCGCCTCGCACGAAGACGTCGTGTTCACCCTGCCGGAGGTGGCGCACGGCCGCGGCTGGCGCCATATCTTCGATACCTTCCAGTCGGATGATATCAGCGAGCACACCTTTGATTTCGGCCACCATTACACCTGCCCATCACGTACCGTGGTGTTATTCGAACTGGTGAATAGCAAATCGTCGATGGTGGTCGCCTGA
- a CDS encoding IS256-like element ISSoEn2 family transposase has protein sequence MDEKQLQALANELAKNLKTPEDLSHFDRLLKKISVEAALNAEMTHHLGYDKNQPKPGTNARNGYSTKTVTTGDGPLALRTPRDRDGSFEPQLVKKNQTRITGMDNQILSLYAKGMTTREIAAAFKELYDADVSPALVSKVTDAVMEQVVEWQNRPLDAVYPIVYLDCIVLKVRQDSRIINKSVFLALGINIEGQKELLGMWLAENEGAKFWLNVLTELKNRGLNDILIACVDGLKGFPDAINAVYPEARLQLCIVHMVRNSLRFVSWKDFKAVTRDLKAIYQAPTEEAGLQALEAFSSAWDIRYPQISRSWQANWANLATFFAYPTDIRKVIYTTNAIESLNSMIRHAIKKRKVFPTDDAVKKVVWLAIQAASQKWTMPLRDWRMAMSRFIIEFGDRLDGHF, from the coding sequence ATGGACGAAAAACAGTTGCAGGCTCTGGCTAACGAACTGGCCAAAAATCTCAAAACCCCTGAAGATCTCAGTCACTTCGATCGGCTGCTGAAAAAAATCAGCGTCGAAGCAGCTCTCAATGCCGAAATGACCCATCACCTCGGCTACGATAAAAATCAGCCTAAACCGGGGACCAACGCCCGCAACGGCTATTCCACAAAAACCGTTACCACTGGCGATGGCCCGCTGGCGCTGCGTACTCCGCGCGATCGTGACGGTTCCTTTGAACCGCAACTGGTGAAGAAGAACCAGACCCGGATTACCGGGATGGATAACCAGATTTTATCGTTGTACGCCAAAGGGATGACCACCCGCGAGATCGCCGCCGCGTTCAAAGAGCTGTATGACGCCGATGTCTCGCCGGCGCTGGTCTCAAAGGTCACCGATGCGGTCATGGAGCAGGTTGTCGAATGGCAAAACCGGCCTCTGGATGCAGTCTATCCCATTGTTTATCTTGATTGTATCGTTCTAAAAGTCCGGCAGGACAGCCGCATCATCAACAAATCTGTGTTCCTGGCGCTGGGCATCAACATCGAAGGCCAGAAAGAGTTGCTAGGTATGTGGCTGGCCGAAAATGAAGGCGCAAAGTTCTGGCTGAACGTGCTGACAGAGCTGAAAAACCGCGGCCTGAACGATATCCTTATCGCCTGCGTAGACGGGCTGAAAGGTTTCCCTGACGCTATTAACGCGGTGTATCCGGAGGCGCGGCTCCAGCTGTGTATCGTACATATGGTGCGCAACAGCCTGCGGTTCGTCTCCTGGAAGGACTTCAAGGCCGTCACCCGCGACCTGAAAGCTATCTATCAGGCCCCTACGGAAGAAGCCGGCTTGCAGGCGCTGGAAGCGTTCTCCAGTGCCTGGGACATCCGCTACCCGCAAATAAGTCGAAGCTGGCAGGCAAACTGGGCCAATCTGGCCACGTTCTTTGCCTACCCAACGGACATCCGCAAGGTGATCTACACGACCAACGCCATCGAGTCGTTAAACAGCATGATCCGGCATGCCATCAAAAAGCGCAAGGTGTTCCCGACCGACGACGCAGTGAAAAAGGTGGTGTGGCTGGCGATACAGGCGGCCTCACAGAAATGGACAATGCCTTTGAGGGACTGGCGCATGGCAATGAGCCGCTTTATTATCGAGTTCGGTGACCGCCTGGACGGTCACTTCTGA
- the istB gene encoding IS21-like element ISSoEn3 family helper ATPase IstB codes for MDTLLMALRELKLSAMVQALETQRELPGSYGELGFEERLSLMVEAENLHRKNNHICRLRRQSQMRLQAKPEDIRYIPSRGVTPEQMRDLLGGQYLKYQKSILITGPTGTGKTWFSCALGEQACRQQYSVRYWRVGRLLAHLHQCQVDVTYLKQLKQLEKIELLILDDVGLESISPMQATMLLEVMEDRYDKSSSILISQLSVKKWYGLIENPTTADALLDRLVHPSYRLELKGESLRKEQGVASTGKID; via the coding sequence ATGGATACACTGTTAATGGCTCTGCGAGAGCTGAAGTTGTCGGCAATGGTCCAGGCGTTGGAGACGCAACGCGAACTCCCGGGGAGTTATGGGGAGCTGGGGTTCGAGGAGCGGTTGTCGCTGATGGTAGAAGCGGAAAATTTGCATAGAAAAAACAACCACATATGCCGTCTGCGACGGCAATCGCAAATGCGCTTGCAGGCAAAACCGGAAGATATCCGCTATATCCCTAGCCGAGGAGTGACACCGGAACAGATGCGAGATCTGCTAGGGGGACAATATCTGAAATATCAGAAAAGCATACTCATCACGGGGCCAACAGGTACGGGCAAAACCTGGTTCAGTTGTGCGCTTGGTGAGCAGGCATGCCGGCAGCAATATAGCGTGCGTTACTGGCGAGTGGGTCGGTTGCTAGCCCATCTTCACCAGTGTCAGGTAGACGTGACCTATCTAAAACAGCTTAAGCAGTTAGAAAAAATAGAGTTACTGATCTTGGACGACGTGGGCCTAGAATCAATAAGTCCGATGCAGGCAACGATGCTGTTGGAGGTGATGGAAGATCGCTACGACAAAAGCAGCAGCATCCTGATCAGTCAACTGTCGGTGAAAAAATGGTATGGACTGATAGAAAACCCCACGACAGCTGACGCGTTACTCGATCGGTTAGTACACCCCAGCTATAGACTGGAACTTAAAGGCGAATCACTACGCAAAGAGCAAGGAGTAGCCAGCACAGGAAAAATAGACTAA
- the istA gene encoding IS21-like element ISSoEn3 family transposase, translated as MARKKKKARTEMCIYINVLRMKFEQRRSNRTIAAALGIGCTTVNDILGRFTVANLVWPLPAELSPVDLDRLLYPGKSGKVINTLPSWLDIDTELSRKGMTKQLLWMEYQSAVGGDALDYSQFCALFRDWKKKQRRSMRMEHKAGEKLFIDFCGPTVPIVNPATGSVRQVAIFVAAMGVSGYAYIEACEGQDMASWLNANSRCLHFMGGVPELMIPDNLRSAVSTPDRYEPVINQSYQALVNHYETVVLPARPRKPKDKAKAESTVQLVERWVLARLRKRRFYSLAELNQVIRELNHELNLRPMRHYGGQSRLERFEQLDKPALGPLPPTQWEYSEYLVARVGPDYHIDYGKNWYSVPHPLVGERVDVIATQRLVQIHHKGVCVATHPRSDNAYRHTTQAAHMPANHKGQSQWTPERLCSWALSVGVCTLKVVESIQKSKAHPEQAYRSVLGLLNLQRRYETTRLEKACALALEKGCINRSFIANVLKHGRESEVTQDGAGVSMLVHENLRGPDSYH; from the coding sequence ATGGCACGTAAAAAGAAGAAAGCGAGAACGGAAATGTGCATCTATATTAATGTCTTACGTATGAAATTCGAGCAGCGTCGCTCGAATCGCACTATCGCAGCAGCGCTCGGCATAGGCTGTACTACCGTGAACGATATCCTCGGCCGATTCACGGTAGCTAACCTGGTCTGGCCATTGCCGGCGGAACTGTCCCCCGTCGACCTCGACCGCCTGCTCTATCCCGGCAAATCCGGAAAAGTTATCAATACCTTACCCAGCTGGCTTGATATCGATACCGAGTTAAGCCGCAAGGGCATGACCAAGCAGCTGCTCTGGATGGAATATCAGTCCGCCGTGGGCGGTGATGCCCTCGATTACTCACAGTTTTGTGCACTGTTCCGTGACTGGAAAAAGAAGCAGCGGCGTTCCATGCGCATGGAGCACAAGGCTGGCGAAAAGCTCTTCATCGACTTCTGTGGCCCCACCGTACCTATCGTCAACCCTGCGACCGGTAGCGTACGCCAGGTCGCTATCTTCGTCGCTGCCATGGGCGTGTCAGGCTATGCGTATATCGAAGCCTGCGAAGGCCAGGACATGGCATCGTGGCTCAACGCCAATAGCCGCTGCCTGCACTTCATGGGTGGGGTTCCGGAGCTGATGATACCTGATAATCTGCGCAGCGCTGTCAGCACCCCTGACCGCTATGAGCCGGTCATAAACCAGAGCTACCAGGCGCTGGTAAATCACTATGAGACAGTGGTGCTACCGGCGCGCCCGAGAAAACCGAAAGACAAGGCGAAGGCAGAATCAACTGTGCAGCTGGTAGAACGCTGGGTTTTGGCCCGGTTGCGTAAACGTAGGTTCTACTCGCTGGCCGAACTCAACCAGGTGATACGAGAACTCAATCATGAGTTGAATTTGCGCCCGATGCGTCATTACGGCGGACAAAGTCGCCTTGAACGCTTCGAGCAGCTGGACAAACCGGCTCTTGGGCCTCTACCGCCCACACAATGGGAATACAGTGAGTATCTCGTTGCCCGAGTGGGACCTGATTACCACATAGACTACGGCAAAAACTGGTACTCGGTGCCGCATCCGCTGGTTGGCGAGCGCGTTGACGTCATCGCCACCCAACGGCTGGTGCAAATCCACCATAAGGGCGTCTGCGTGGCTACGCACCCTCGCAGCGATAACGCCTATAGGCACACGACTCAGGCGGCGCACATGCCGGCTAACCATAAGGGGCAGAGTCAGTGGACGCCGGAAAGGCTGTGCAGTTGGGCGCTGTCGGTGGGTGTGTGCACACTGAAAGTGGTCGAGTCCATCCAAAAGAGCAAAGCCCATCCGGAGCAGGCTTACCGCTCCGTGCTGGGGCTACTCAATCTGCAACGGCGCTATGAGACGACGCGACTGGAGAAGGCCTGCGCGCTGGCGTTGGAGAAAGGGTGCATTAACCGCTCTTTCATAGCCAACGTATTGAAACACGGTCGTGAAAGTGAGGTCACCCAGGACGGAGCCGGCGTATCAATGCTGGTTCACGAAAACCTCCGAGGTCCGGACAGTTATCACTAA